GAAAAGTGATCCTTTGGCGGAAATGAAGCTCGGCACAGTCAGGCCATGCACGGGGGAGTCCTATGTCGTTTATCCCGCGCCGATATATGATCTTCCGCTCAGGGATTGTGCAAAGGCACTCAGGCGGCACGGGTTCGCGGCGAGGGAGGAGGGGGCGATGGTGGTCGTTCAGAAGGAGGATGTCTCCTTCACGCTTTACAGGACAGGCAGGCTGCTGGTGCTGCCGTGCAGAACTGCGGAGGAAGCAGTGCGCAGATCCAGGGAGATATTCAGTGTGCTGGAAGATGACAGGAGAGTTTCGCAGGCCATCGGATCCGCAGAGCTGATTTGAAATGCACCCTATGATGATGACGGGAGGATATCTGACGGATGATTGCCGCCGCTGACAGTGATATCATTTCCATTGTGCTGAGCATTGCCCTGAGCTATATCGCATACTGGCAGGGAATGCTCACGGCAAAGGGATCAGTGGCTGCATTCGCAGTCAGCGCCACGGTGGGAGTACTGGGCAATCTATCCTGGCTCCTGGTCATACTGACGTTTGTCCTTGCCGCGTTCATTACCACAAGATTCAAAATACTTGAGAAGGCAGGAAGAGGACTGCAGGAAGGTAAGAAAGGCGAAAGGGGAACAATCAATGTAATAGCCAACAGCCTGCCTGCGGTAGTCGTATCGGTGGCGGGTTACATCTTCGTAAAAAGCATGCCGGGCTGGTATTTCGCTATCGTCTTCATAACAGCGATAAGTGCTGCAGCTGCAGACACACTGGCAAGCGAAGTCGGTGTCCTTGATCGCAATACAAGGCTCATCACAAACCTCAAACGCGTGCCGACGGGAACGGACGGCGGCATATCTTTGACGGGCACGCTCGCGGCACTGGGGGGAGCTGTTTTCATTTCGCTTGTCGGCTTTGTGATGACAGGATGGATTGGTTATCCGATTCCCTTCTGGTCTGTTCCGCTTATCTCATTCCTTGGTTTTGCGGGTTCGAATGTGGACAGCCTGCTGGGTGCCACGCTGGAGCGGAGGGGAATCATAGGAAAGCAGGTGAACAACATTGCATCCATTACAATTGTGGCACTAACTGCTGCGCTGCTGCTGCTTTGAGCCCCGGAGCGCTATGAAGCACTGGAGCGACGTACGACGTGCAGCGCCAGAATTGAAGCTCAGCCCATGCGCGGTTCGCCAGCCTGATGCCCCTAGAAAGGAATAAATACAGATTGCTTTTAACACTTCACAGGAATGGTACGACGGCCACAGTGGTGGGGCTACACCTGGTCTCGTCCGATCCCAGAAGTTAAGCCCACCTACGT
The DNA window shown above is from Candidatus Sysuiplasma acidicola and carries:
- a CDS encoding DUF92 domain-containing protein, whose protein sequence is MIAAADSDIISIVLSIALSYIAYWQGMLTAKGSVAAFAVSATVGVLGNLSWLLVILTFVLAAFITTRFKILEKAGRGLQEGKKGERGTINVIANSLPAVVVSVAGYIFVKSMPGWYFAIVFITAISAAAADTLASEVGVLDRNTRLITNLKRVPTGTDGGISLTGTLAALGGAVFISLVGFVMTGWIGYPIPFWSVPLISFLGFAGSNVDSLLGATLERRGIIGKQVNNIASITIVALTAALLLL